The following are encoded in a window of Schistocerca nitens isolate TAMUIC-IGC-003100 chromosome 9, iqSchNite1.1, whole genome shotgun sequence genomic DNA:
- the LOC126204298 gene encoding trypsin beta-like, whose amino-acid sequence MVRAVVALLCLQACALAAPRAGTPWSQRVRGRIINGTDASVADFPWMLSMEAAGEQWCGASVVSDSWALTAAHCVFAPYLTLRAGSSTWGSGGVVLDVSQTIIHEDFDYYAMTYDFAVLQVSEPFPLGPNVQPVGLPPDGYEPPAGLLVTATGWGATEEVLYPDVLQRVDIEVLDRSVCEEHLGSIHTVTASMLCAGQGGHGACHGDSGSPLVHDGTQLGTVSWAQPTCVGPAAVYGNVASVSSWITNTTGAQRPASEVFLVAPS is encoded by the exons ATGGTTCGTGCTGTGGTCGCCCTCCTCTGCCTGCAGGCGTGCGCGCTGGCGGCGCCCAGAGCCGGGACGCCGTGGTCCCAGAGGGTCCGCGGCCGCATCATCAACGGCACCGACGCCAGCGTCGCCGACTTCCCGTGGATGCTGTCGATGGAAGCGGCGGGCGAGCAGTGGTGCGGCGCCTCCGTGGTGAGCGACAGCTGGGCCCTGACGGCCGCGCACTGCGTCTTCGCGCCCTACCTCACCCTCAGGGCGGGCTCTTCCACGTGGGGCAGCGGCGGGGTCGTTCTCGACGTCTCGCAGACCATCATCCACGAAGACTTCGACTATTACGCTATGACGTACGACTTCGCTGTTCTGCAG GTTTCCGAGCCCTTCCCATTGGGCCCCAACGTCCAGCCCGTCGGCCTCCCCCCAGATGGGTACGAGCCCCCAGCTGGGCTGCTCGTCACCGCCACCGGCTGGGGCGCGACTGAGGAGGTCTTGTACCCTGACGTGCTGCAGAGGGTCGACATCGAGGTGCTGGACCGGTCGGTGTGCGAGGAGCACCTGGGCTCCATCCACACAGTGACGGCGAGCATGCTGTGCGCTGGGCAGGGGGGCCACGGCGCGTGCCACGGCGACTCTGGAAGCCCGCTGGTGCACGACGGCACCCAGCTCGGCACCGTGTCCTGGGCGCAGCCCACCTGCGTCGGCCCAGCCGCCGTCTACGGCAACGTCGCCAGCGTCAGCTCCTGGATCACGAACACTACCGGGGCTCAGCGCCCTGCTTCTGAAGTCTTCCTCGTGGCACCTTCCTGA